In Gemmata obscuriglobus, a single genomic region encodes these proteins:
- a CDS encoding transposase, whose product MLHRLPLAEAFYTVWGYLASDAVLADLFDRYRGRCYEDQLTFAELVRVLADALTRYRGHGRGAILDAVQRNQISCQVRAVYGKLARLPLPLAEALLTTLTPRLRPLLPADARPAAVPASLSGLSVVVVDGKKIKRVAKRLLPTRNQPGKLYGGKLLVAYLPAEGVAVGLAADVDGEANDIRSIPALLPTVREVVTGPRRWVADRQFCDLIQPRRFAADGDHFAVRYGHNTGFHPDPTRAPVTGTDDDGRAVRQEWGWLGAEGQGERRLYVRRVTLIRPGDEDVGVITDRLDDRRHPGADLLAVYLTRWQIENVFQQITEVLHLQRLIGCRPPATVFQGALCLVLFNVLQLVRAYITAGRPEPTPVEDVSAEQALADMTRELIGLHEVLTLDEVTAALPVPGGDERVRGRVRELLSTQWSPKWAKVPNQKPRPEKPPPRKSGGHTSIHKLLQPKPPNGRT is encoded by the coding sequence GTGCTACACCGCCTACCGCTGGCCGAGGCGTTTTACACCGTATGGGGGTACCTCGCCTCGGACGCCGTCCTCGCGGACCTGTTCGACCGGTATCGGGGTCGGTGCTACGAGGACCAGCTCACCTTCGCCGAGTTGGTCCGGGTGCTCGCCGACGCCCTCACCCGGTACCGGGGCCACGGTCGCGGGGCCATCCTCGACGCGGTCCAGCGGAACCAGATCTCGTGCCAAGTGCGGGCCGTGTACGGCAAACTCGCGCGCCTCCCGTTGCCGCTGGCCGAGGCCCTCCTTACCACCCTCACCCCGCGCCTCCGCCCGCTGCTCCCGGCGGACGCCCGGCCGGCCGCTGTGCCGGCCAGCCTGAGCGGGCTGTCGGTGGTGGTGGTCGATGGGAAGAAGATCAAGAGGGTGGCCAAGCGGCTGCTCCCGACCCGGAACCAGCCGGGCAAACTATACGGCGGGAAGTTGCTGGTCGCGTACCTACCCGCCGAGGGCGTGGCGGTCGGTCTGGCTGCCGATGTTGACGGGGAGGCCAATGACATCCGGTCCATTCCGGCTCTGTTGCCGACCGTCCGTGAGGTGGTGACGGGGCCACGGCGGTGGGTGGCCGACCGCCAGTTCTGCGACCTGATCCAGCCCCGTCGGTTCGCCGCCGACGGAGACCACTTCGCGGTCCGGTACGGGCACAACACGGGGTTCCACCCGGACCCGACGCGGGCCCCGGTCACGGGCACGGATGATGACGGCCGCGCGGTTCGTCAGGAGTGGGGGTGGCTCGGGGCCGAAGGGCAAGGGGAGCGCCGGTTGTACGTGCGACGGGTCACCCTGATCCGCCCGGGCGACGAGGACGTGGGGGTGATTACGGACCGGCTCGACGACCGACGGCACCCCGGCGCCGATCTGCTGGCGGTGTACCTCACGCGGTGGCAAATCGAGAACGTGTTCCAACAGATCACCGAGGTGCTCCACCTGCAACGACTGATCGGGTGCCGTCCGCCCGCGACCGTGTTCCAGGGGGCCCTGTGCCTGGTACTGTTCAACGTGCTGCAACTGGTGCGAGCGTACATCACGGCCGGTCGCCCCGAGCCCACGCCCGTTGAGGATGTGTCCGCCGAGCAGGCGCTCGCGGACATGACCCGTGAGTTGATCGGGTTGCACGAGGTGCTGACGCTCGACGAGGTGACCGCCGCCCTCCCGGTGCCGGGCGGCGATGAGCGGGTGCGCGGTCGCGTGCGAGAGTTGCTCTCCACGCAATGGTCGCCGAAGTGGGCCAAGGTGCCGAACCAGAAGCCGCGACCGGAGAAGCCTCCGCCGCGAAAGTCTGGGGGGCACACCTCGATTCACAAGCTGCTCCAGCCGAAGCCGCCAAACGGTCGGACATAA
- a CDS encoding IS5 family transposase translates to MRTQSYPSDVTDEQWGLIEPHIPVYPGGRPRTTALRDVTDAVFYVLRTGCQWRYRPKDFPPKSTVGRYFDEWRHNGTRDTIHDLLRKKVRTAERPYSPRTTASVDSQSVDTTSGGEERGRDNAKNVDGRKRHILVDSMGLLLAVLVTAASVDDAKAAAELFGRLDEQPMGKVRRVFADRKYHNYALYEWVETNARWELVIVRRPDGAKGWVKLPRRWTVERTFAWLGTCRRLSKDREKTVRSSEAFVKLAMIHLMLNRLEPKGGDAEFQYHTVA, encoded by the coding sequence ATGCGAACCCAATCCTACCCGAGCGACGTGACCGACGAGCAGTGGGGGCTCATCGAGCCACACATCCCCGTGTACCCCGGCGGCCGTCCCCGCACCACCGCCCTGCGGGACGTCACCGACGCGGTCTTCTACGTGCTGCGGACCGGTTGCCAGTGGCGGTACCGGCCCAAGGACTTCCCGCCCAAGTCCACGGTCGGGCGGTACTTCGACGAGTGGCGACACAACGGCACCCGCGACACGATCCATGACCTTCTCCGCAAAAAGGTCCGCACCGCCGAGAGGCCGTACTCGCCCCGGACGACCGCGAGCGTGGATAGCCAGTCGGTGGACACGACCTCCGGCGGCGAGGAGCGGGGCCGGGACAACGCCAAGAACGTGGACGGGCGGAAGCGGCACATCCTCGTGGATTCCATGGGGTTGCTGCTGGCCGTGCTGGTGACGGCCGCGAGCGTCGATGATGCCAAGGCGGCGGCCGAACTGTTCGGCCGGCTGGACGAGCAACCGATGGGGAAGGTGCGCCGGGTGTTCGCCGACCGCAAGTACCACAACTACGCCCTGTACGAGTGGGTCGAGACGAACGCCCGGTGGGAGCTGGTCATCGTCCGCCGCCCGGACGGGGCCAAGGGGTGGGTGAAGTTACCGCGGCGGTGGACGGTGGAGCGGACGTTCGCCTGGCTGGGGACGTGCCGGCGGTTGTCCAAGGACCGGGAGAAGACGGTGCGGTCGTCGGAGGCGTTCGTCAAGTTGGCCATGATCCACCTGATGCTCAACCGGCTTGAGCCGAAAGGGGGCGACGCCGAGTTTCAATACCACACGGTGGCATAA
- a CDS encoding ISAs1 family transposase yields the protein MTSSTPRGTSPNCGGTSRPRSPPSRAAFPPSVQAQWAEHAGTATDQGKGHGRVERRTITTTTWLNGYLSNWPGVGQAFRLERRRKANGKATVEVVYGITSLSTLAADAGALLGYSRGHWGIENGLHYTRDVTLGEDRCRVRRGPAPRALASLRNVAVYLLRNTEHPSVAAATRAMVARPDLALDLLNAPASISE from the coding sequence ATTACATCCTCTACGCCAAGGGGAACCAGTCCGAACTGCGGCGGGACATCGAGACCGCGTTCGCCGCCGAGTCGGGCGGCTTTTCCCCCCTCGGTTCAGGCACAGTGGGCTGAACACGCGGGCACGGCAACCGACCAAGGCAAGGGACACGGGCGTGTCGAGCGGCGGACCATTACCACCACCACGTGGCTCAACGGGTACTTGAGCAACTGGCCGGGTGTGGGACAGGCGTTCCGGCTCGAGCGGCGGCGGAAGGCGAACGGGAAGGCCACGGTGGAGGTGGTGTACGGGATCACCAGCCTCAGCACGTTGGCGGCCGACGCGGGTGCACTGTTAGGTTACTCGCGCGGCCACTGGGGTATCGAGAACGGGTTGCATTACACCCGCGACGTGACGCTCGGGGAGGACCGGTGCCGGGTGCGGCGCGGTCCGGCCCCACGCGCGTTGGCGTCGCTGCGGAATGTCGCGGTGTACCTGTTGCGGAACACCGAACACCCCAGTGTGGCGGCGGCAACCCGGGCCATGGTCGCTCGCCCCGACCTCGCCTTGGACCTGCTCAACGCCCCGGCTTCAATCTCTGAGTGA
- a CDS encoding transposase — protein sequence MILPPHQRVPRSQPHAPTDFARQVLEGLPLAHASLALFAYGVPDPVLADLYERHRGRGYEDVVTFAQLVTWIFDALIEHQGSGRQAHLRRHRQPDDGCHEAFYGKLRRIPRGLSEAFLRDVTDRFTALFPEVVAHRLPTSFDRLEVLILDGKSLKKVAKRLVDTRGTPGKLLGGKLLVAYRPRDGLVLDMAADLDGETNEAKLIPDLMPRVHARGGPAKLVVGDRLFCASKHFAEFTKDNGHFVVRYARTLSFEPDPKRPAVTTADPSQRAVVEEWGWAGKPKDKLRRYVRRITVARPVGEAITILTDLLDSAPYPATDLLDLYRIRWTIEGTFQKVTAIFALGRFIGSTPEATVFQASMCFVLANVVQVLQGYVVAKRKVTIDDLSTAQFCTDWHRQLAALKELVEVSMIVSLIPTDQTAESVGTLLDQLLGTMWKPGWDKTRNKAPRAHPHAAKQKGAHTSVQRRRQAHKPNEDP from the coding sequence GTGATTCTGCCACCTCATCAGCGCGTCCCACGCTCCCAACCGCACGCGCCCACGGACTTCGCGCGCCAGGTCCTGGAGGGCCTGCCACTGGCCCACGCGTCGCTCGCACTCTTCGCCTATGGCGTTCCCGACCCGGTCCTCGCGGACCTCTACGAGCGACATCGGGGACGCGGCTATGAGGACGTCGTGACCTTCGCCCAACTGGTCACCTGGATCTTCGATGCGCTCATCGAACACCAGGGCTCGGGGCGGCAGGCCCACCTGCGACGCCACCGGCAACCCGACGACGGGTGCCACGAAGCGTTCTACGGCAAGCTCCGGCGCATCCCCCGGGGCCTGAGCGAAGCGTTCCTGCGGGACGTCACCGACCGGTTCACCGCCCTGTTCCCCGAGGTCGTCGCGCACCGCCTTCCGACCTCCTTCGACCGCCTGGAGGTTCTGATCCTCGACGGCAAGAGTCTCAAGAAGGTGGCCAAGCGACTCGTCGACACGCGGGGCACACCGGGCAAGCTCTTGGGCGGAAAACTGCTCGTGGCGTACCGGCCCCGTGACGGGTTGGTGCTCGACATGGCGGCCGATCTCGATGGCGAAACCAACGAGGCCAAACTGATCCCCGATTTGATGCCCCGAGTGCACGCCCGAGGCGGTCCGGCGAAACTGGTGGTCGGGGATCGGTTGTTCTGTGCGTCGAAGCACTTCGCCGAGTTCACCAAGGACAATGGTCATTTCGTGGTGCGGTACGCGCGGACCCTGTCGTTCGAACCCGACCCGAAGCGCCCCGCGGTCACGACCGCGGACCCATCCCAACGAGCCGTGGTCGAAGAATGGGGGTGGGCCGGGAAGCCCAAGGACAAGCTCCGCCGGTACGTCCGGCGGATCACCGTCGCGCGCCCGGTGGGCGAAGCGATTACAATCCTCACGGACCTGCTCGATTCGGCCCCATACCCGGCGACCGATCTGTTGGACCTGTACCGCATCCGGTGGACCATCGAAGGCACGTTCCAAAAGGTGACGGCGATCTTCGCCCTGGGTCGGTTCATCGGTTCGACACCGGAGGCGACCGTGTTTCAGGCGTCGATGTGTTTCGTCCTCGCGAACGTGGTGCAGGTCCTCCAGGGCTATGTGGTTGCGAAGCGGAAGGTGACCATCGACGACCTCTCGACGGCGCAGTTCTGCACGGACTGGCATCGTCAGTTGGCCGCGCTCAAGGAGTTGGTCGAGGTGTCGATGATCGTGTCCCTGATCCCGACGGATCAGACGGCAGAGAGTGTGGGAACGTTGTTGGATCAGTTATTGGGCACGATGTGGAAGCCGGGCTGGGACAAGACACGCAACAAGGCGCCCCGTGCCCACCCGCACGCCGCGAAACAGAAGGGGGCACACACCTCCGTCCAACGGCGTCGACAAGCCCACAAGCCCAACGAGGATCCCTGA
- a CDS encoding ISAs1 family transposase translates to MSPCTLVDALAAVPDPRSKHGLIHPLAPFLGLVALAMLMGRTSLNGIARFGRQHGPALAHALGFRRGKTPAVSTLSRTLRRFDADQLEHVLSYWIASRVDPAAFTHISIDGKTLRGSRNGAIPGQHLLAAYAPTVGAVLAQVKVDASTNGHKAALTLLGILPLRGKVVVGDAMFCQRDLAEEVVEAGGDYVLTVKDNQPGLGIDIRAGFAFETAARSIAAATSPWGSASARPEPHRHDRR, encoded by the coding sequence ATGTCTCCTTGCACCCTGGTCGATGCCCTGGCGGCGGTTCCCGATCCCCGCAGCAAGCACGGCCTTATCCACCCACTCGCCCCCTTCCTCGGACTCGTCGCCCTCGCCATGCTCATGGGGCGCACCAGCCTCAATGGCATCGCTCGCTTCGGGCGACAGCACGGACCCGCCCTCGCCCATGCCCTCGGCTTCCGACGCGGCAAGACCCCGGCCGTTTCCACGCTCTCCCGCACCCTGCGACGCTTCGACGCCGACCAACTGGAGCACGTCCTCTCGTACTGGATCGCCAGCCGCGTCGACCCGGCCGCCTTCACACACATCTCCATCGACGGCAAGACCCTTCGAGGCTCTCGCAACGGCGCGATCCCCGGTCAGCACCTGCTGGCCGCATACGCCCCCACCGTCGGTGCCGTACTCGCCCAGGTCAAGGTCGATGCGAGCACCAACGGGCACAAGGCCGCCTTGACGCTCCTCGGCATTCTGCCGCTGCGAGGGAAGGTCGTGGTCGGCGACGCCATGTTCTGCCAGCGAGACCTGGCCGAGGAGGTGGTCGAGGCCGGCGGCGACTACGTGCTCACGGTGAAGGACAACCAACCCGGATTGGGGATCGACATCCGAGCCGGGTTCGCCTTCGAGACCGCCGCCCGATCGATCGCGGCGGCCACTTCCCCCTGGGGATCGGCCTCCGCCCGCCCCGAGCCGCATCGCCACGACCGTCGATAA
- a CDS encoding ISAs1 family transposase has translation MQTTSILTCSPTWAGVKQGFQLTRERTVRGQTTVEVHFGITSLSAEKADAATLLNHVRTHWRIENELHYVRDVTLGEDACRVRMGHAPQVLAALRNAVVHLWREVKAVSCPEAIERLQMDPAMAKGLIGVQ, from the coding sequence CTGCAAACGACCTCGATTCTGACGTGCTCGCCGACGTGGGCGGGGGTGAAGCAGGGCTTCCAGTTGACGCGTGAGCGGACGGTCCGAGGCCAAACGACGGTCGAAGTGCATTTCGGCATCACGAGCCTGTCGGCCGAGAAGGCGGATGCGGCCACACTCCTGAACCATGTGCGGACGCACTGGCGCATCGAGAACGAACTGCATTACGTGCGTGACGTGACACTGGGCGAGGACGCGTGTCGTGTGCGCATGGGGCACGCACCACAGGTGCTGGCGGCGCTGCGGAACGCCGTGGTGCACCTGTGGCGTGAGGTCAAGGCGGTGAGTTGCCCGGAGGCGATCGAGCGGCTCCAGATGGACCCGGCAATGGCCAAGGGACTTATCGGAGTTCAGTAG